The Haladaptatus cibarius D43 genome window below encodes:
- a CDS encoding ABC transporter ATP-binding protein: protein MSAIELDGVAKRFGNVVALRNLSLTVEEGEVFGFLGPNGAGKSTTIDILLDYVRPTNGTARVFGYDAQHETRRVHERIGVLPDGYRTYDYLTARQHLEFIAESRGVDSDPDELLRRVGIPDAADRRTEGFSKGMTQRLVLGMALVGDPDLLILDEPTTGLDPNGALAMREIIREERDRGTTVFFSSHILEQVEAVCDRVAILQSGELVTVDTIDGLRQTVQTDATLTVQVDRYSAETIDNVRGIDGVAQVSADGTTVVVACSERAKKTVLDTIEATGSTIENFDTDEASLEELFATYTAEVSA from the coding sequence ATGTCCGCTATCGAATTGGACGGCGTCGCCAAACGATTCGGGAACGTCGTCGCCCTCCGAAACCTCTCCCTCACCGTGGAGGAAGGAGAAGTGTTCGGCTTCCTCGGCCCGAACGGGGCGGGGAAATCGACAACTATCGACATTCTTCTCGATTACGTCCGCCCGACCAACGGAACCGCTCGCGTGTTCGGTTACGATGCACAGCACGAGACGCGCCGAGTTCACGAACGTATCGGGGTGCTACCCGATGGCTATCGTACCTACGACTATCTAACCGCCCGACAGCACCTCGAATTCATCGCCGAATCTCGGGGTGTTGACAGCGACCCGGACGAACTGCTTCGGCGGGTCGGCATCCCCGATGCCGCAGACCGGCGGACGGAAGGGTTTTCAAAGGGAATGACACAGCGACTCGTTCTCGGAATGGCGCTCGTCGGCGACCCCGATCTGCTCATTCTCGACGAACCGACGACGGGACTCGACCCGAACGGGGCACTCGCCATGCGCGAAATCATCCGCGAGGAGCGTGACCGAGGAACGACCGTCTTCTTCTCAAGCCACATTCTGGAACAGGTCGAAGCGGTCTGTGACCGAGTCGCCATCCTGCAAAGCGGCGAGTTAGTCACGGTAGACACCATCGACGGTCTTCGACAGACGGTGCAAACCGATGCAACGCTCACCGTACAGGTAGACCGCTACTCCGCGGAAACCATCGATAACGTGCGGGGTATCGACGGGGTGGCGCAGGTTTCGGCCGACGGAACGACGGTTGTGGTCGCGTGCAGCGAGCGAGCGAAGAAAACCGTCCTCGATACCATCGAAGCCACTGGCAGTACAATCGAGAATTTCGATACGGACGAGGCGTCACTGGAAGAACTGTTCGCTACCTACACTGCAGAGGTGTCGGCATGA
- a CDS encoding ABC transporter permease subunit gives MNWRVLAKKDFLDSYRKWSLGTAAVAFVIFLTVPVYMGMSGNSTPGDADFFSAVGFVVFLVPLAALMMSYDAIAGERELGSLKLLLAQPYTRRDVVAGIAAGRAMVVGTATCIGIFVATVVFLAFDGGFSIASYIVFIVLVCLLAAAYSGAAVCFSAVSPTSNRAMATSVGFFMLTLIGWSSIPQLFRYVLNGFSTPRGGRPEWASFIDSLSPIQAYSTGIDTVVHSNGTVGSFYETGWFAILVLIAWAVIPVVFGYLKFNQTDL, from the coding sequence ATGAACTGGCGCGTGTTAGCGAAGAAGGATTTCTTGGATTCCTACCGGAAATGGTCGCTCGGAACCGCGGCCGTCGCGTTCGTCATTTTCCTCACCGTGCCGGTGTATATGGGAATGAGCGGGAACAGCACGCCCGGCGACGCCGACTTTTTCAGTGCGGTCGGCTTCGTCGTCTTTCTGGTTCCGCTGGCAGCGCTCATGATGAGCTACGATGCAATCGCCGGGGAGCGCGAGTTAGGGAGCCTCAAACTGCTCCTCGCACAGCCCTACACCCGCCGCGATGTCGTCGCGGGAATCGCCGCCGGAAGGGCGATGGTCGTCGGAACGGCGACGTGTATCGGCATTTTCGTTGCAACCGTCGTGTTTCTGGCGTTCGATGGGGGATTCTCAATTGCGAGTTACATCGTGTTTATCGTCCTCGTCTGTCTCCTCGCGGCGGCGTATTCGGGAGCAGCAGTCTGTTTTTCGGCGGTATCACCGACGAGTAATCGCGCGATGGCGACGAGCGTCGGTTTCTTCATGTTGACGCTGATTGGCTGGTCGTCCATTCCACAACTGTTCCGATACGTATTGAACGGCTTTTCGACGCCCCGCGGTGGACGCCCGGAGTGGGCGAGTTTCATCGACAGCCTGAGTCCGATTCAGGCGTATTCGACCGGCATCGATACTGTCGTACACTCGAATGGGACAGTCGGGTCGTTTTACGAGACTGGCTGGTTCGCAATTCTCGTTCTCATCGCGTGGGCTGTTATCCCCGTCGTGTTTGGCTATCTGAAGTTCAATCAAACAGATCTCTGA
- a CDS encoding M14 family metallopeptidase: MVRDNQTEKSDNSRFETSGSRRDFLVKSGAALAATTVGFTGTGAASGEDSSYTIRTGTEEETDVYVTESGEPGPTAVVVGGIHGNEESGYRAADDVATWSVDRGTLVVIPRANPVAIERGTYSNDNGNLNRKFTPGKEPRTALARAIWSAIDRHNPKTVLNLHSSKGLYRESDGPDGDGQAIYPTLSEGADVDATMTAKYMNEHHLDDSFPEYYEFKRGNLIDGDHPLLIHKVFADMYIPGYIVETTRYGTDLDTRVNWTLNMVRHLLRRNGMDRTYE, translated from the coding sequence ATGGTTAGAGACAACCAAACAGAAAAATCGGACAATTCGAGATTCGAAACGAGCGGTTCGCGGCGGGACTTTTTGGTGAAGTCGGGCGCGGCACTCGCGGCAACGACGGTCGGATTCACAGGAACCGGGGCAGCAAGCGGAGAGGATTCGTCGTACACGATTCGAACCGGAACCGAGGAAGAAACTGACGTGTACGTAACGGAATCCGGTGAACCCGGCCCGACGGCAGTCGTCGTCGGCGGCATTCACGGCAACGAGGAAAGCGGCTATCGCGCGGCGGACGACGTTGCGACGTGGTCGGTCGATAGAGGAACACTGGTGGTGATTCCGCGGGCGAACCCGGTCGCCATCGAGCGCGGGACGTATTCGAACGATAACGGCAACCTAAACCGAAAATTCACTCCCGGAAAGGAACCGAGAACCGCGCTCGCCAGAGCGATTTGGAGCGCCATCGACAGACACAATCCGAAAACGGTGCTCAACCTTCACAGTTCGAAGGGACTCTACCGAGAATCGGACGGCCCTGACGGCGACGGACAAGCCATCTACCCCACGCTTTCGGAAGGTGCGGACGTGGACGCGACGATGACGGCAAAGTACATGAACGAGCATCATCTGGACGACTCGTTCCCCGAATATTACGAGTTCAAACGCGGGAACCTCATCGACGGCGACCACCCGTTGTTGATTCACAAAGTCTTCGCGGACATGTACATCCCCGGCTACATCGTGGAGACGACGCGATACGGAACTGACCTCGACACGCGCGTCAACTGGACGCTCAACATGGTTCGCCACCTGCTTCGACGAAACGGAATGGACAGGACGTACGAGTAG